Part of the Desulfatirhabdium butyrativorans DSM 18734 genome is shown below.
AACGAAGTCTTTGCCAGACAGACGCTGTTCAAGACGCGGGTGGCCCATGGCATGCTGAGCGCCGGATTGATCTCGACCGTTCTGGGCACGCAACTGCCCGGCCCCGGCGCGATCTATCTGGAGCAGCATCTCGTTTTCAAGGCGCCGGTTCGAATCGGGGATACCGTGACGGCCGAGGTTCGGGTCATCGAGATTGATGCCGCCAGGAACCGGGTTCGGCTCGAAACTGTCTGCACCAATCAGGATGGATCGGTTGTCCTGA
Proteins encoded:
- a CDS encoding MaoC family dehydratase; its protein translation is MTGKTIQEIHLNERASFSKTITEGDIYQYAGVTGDFNPAHVNEVFARQTLFKTRVAHGMLSAGLISTVLGTQLPGPGAIYLEQHLVFKAPVRIGDTVTAEVRVIEIDAARNRVRLETVCTNQDGSVVLSGEALVMPPRAKT